The stretch of DNA TCAGCCACAACGGCCAAGTGAGAGTAGTCTGTGCCTCCGGCGAAGAGCTGATAGCGGACCGGGTGGTGGTGGCCACCGGTCCCCGGGTTAGTGCCCGGCTCACTGGACAGCCAGAGCCAACCATGAATTCTCTGACCACGTGGTGGTTCGATGCTCTTGACCGTCCCAGTAAGTTGCCTTTCCTCTACCTTGATGTTCGAGAAGATTCCCAGCTGATCCACACGTCGGTGATCTCCAATGCGTGCCCGTCGTACGCCCCTGCCGGACGTCATCTAATCCAAGCAACTATCGTAGGTGCGCACGATTTAGATGACAGCGAAGCTATGGCCCAAGCCGCCAGCATCATNGGGGTTCATGATCCCGACTGGAGATTGCTGGTGCGCCACGACATTCCTGATGCATTGCCCTCCATCGAGCCCGGGCAACATCCNCTAGCTAGTGGGATCGCTGGAGTGATAATTGCTGGTGACACTGCGGAATCCTCGATTCAGGGCGCATTGGCCAGCGGGGTTGCAGCCGCACACGCACTTGGCAATACATGCGGACTGGTCAATACGCGTGATTCCTTCAACGATACGTTCACCCTTCGGATTCGGTGTATCGGCGACGCAAAGGACATATGGGATAAGCTGACCGATCTGGATAGCCACACCAGAGCCATTCCNCTCACCATAGTGACTCCAGCACGAAGCCATATGCGCGATGGCCTGGAATTTGTCGGACTCACGTCGCTGGGGCCAGTGAAAATAGCAGACCGCATGCTGGTACGCCGAGCTGAAGCACCTAGTGAGGGAAATCCGGGACGTCTAAAAGTGTCGAAATTTGGTCCCGTAG from Arthrobacter polaris encodes:
- a CDS encoding NAD(P)/FAD-dependent oxidoreductase, coding for MKVIVIGAGLSGLRAAGLASEQGHDVTVLEASQRVGGRVDTELVDGFRCDRGFQLINPGYPDARRALNLNDLDLHALGYGVAVRDGSGLQILADPFRHPAYLRGLFGGTLKLCDVSALLRWTRLASSESLTLHQAIDDAGFSAPLRKVIEKFFSGVVADRDLKTVASSARTLAWYFAKGVPSLPAQGMSAVAHQLAEPVLEHIRFSTTVESLISHNGQVRVVCASGEELIADRVVVATGPRVSARLTGQPEPTMNSLTTWWFDALDRPSKLPFLYLDVREDSQLIHTSVISNACPSYAPAGRHLIQATIVGAHDLDDSEAMAQAASIXGVHDPDWRLLVRHDIPDALPSIEPGQHPLASGIAGVIIAGDTAESSIQGALASGVAAAHALGNTCGLVNTRDSFNDTFTLRIRCIGDAKDIWDKLTDLDSHTRAIPLTIVTPARSHMRDGLEFVGLTSLGPVKIADRMLVRRAEAPSEGNPGRLKVSKFGPVAGEVEASIEQHGSEVVVLWRQSLRPAWLPRWLRPLGTVVARVGYGIGLRKLLT